In Rhodanobacter denitrificans, the sequence CTGCAGCAGCACCAGTTCGGCGCCGGCCGCGGCGGCTTCACGCAGGCCGGCTTCGATCGTATCGAGGTTGGCGTCGCGGCTGCCGCGGTCGGTTTCCTGCAGCAGCGCGACCTTGAGACTCTTGCGCATCATCGGGTCAATCCTCGGCACATCGCCAGGCGGAACAGACCGCACAGTTTAGCCGATGCGGCTCAGGCGATCCCGGCGGGCAGCTGCATGGTGATGCAGTGCAGGCTGCCGTTCTGCCAGATCAGGGGGCGGCACGGCACTTGCACCACGACCCGGCCGGGGTGCGCCTCGCCGACGATGCGCGCAGCCTCGGCGTCGGCGCTGTCGCCGTAGGCCGGTACCAGCACGGCGCCGTTGACGATCAGATAGTTCGCGTAGGAGGCGGCGAGCCGGCGGCCTTCGTCGAGGATGGGCTGTGCCCACGGCAGCGGATGCAGCCGGTACGGACGACCGTCCGTGGTGCGCAGCGCGGCCAGTTCCTCGCCCATGCGCTGGAGTTCGTCGTGGTGGTGATCGGCCGTGTCGTCGCAGGCCTGGAACACGATGCGGTCGCCCGGCGCGAAGCGCGCGAGGGTGTCGATGTGGGCGTCGGTGTCGTCGCCTTCGAGGTAGCCGTGATCCAGCCACAGCACGCGATCGGCGTGCAGGCTGCCGCGCAGGATCGCGCTCATTTCCTCGCGCGACTGTTCGGGGTGGCGCTGCACCAGGCAGCGCCAGGTGGTGAGGATGCTGCCGTCGCCGTCGCTCTCGATGCCGCCGCCCTCCAGCGCCCAGTCGATACGCTTGTGCGCGGCTTGGCCGAACACGCCGGCATGCGCCAGTCCGGCGACCAGGGCGTCGTCCTGCTCGGCACCGAACTTGCCGCCCCAGCCGGTGAAGCGGAAGTCGGTGAGCTGGAAGCCGCCGCCACCGTCGACGAGGGTGATCGGGCCGGAATCGCGCAGCCAGGTGTCGTCGTAGGGCAGCTCGACGAAGCGGACTCTCGACAGGTCCACGCCGGCGCCGCGCAGCTGCGCCTGCACATGGGCGCACAGTGCGGCATCCGCGACCACCACGATCAGCGGCTGGAAGCGGGTCACCGCGGCGGCCAGCGCTACATAGGTGGTTTCCACCGCGGCCAGCCGTTCGGCCCAGTCCGTGCCGGCGTGTGGCCAGGCGATCAGCACCGCGGCCTGCGGTTCCCATTCCGCCGGCAGGCGCAGGGCGTGGTCGGTCATGCTGGTTGTCTCGCGCGGGGAAGGGCCGCGCATTGTACGACGCGGGAACCGCGCAGATGAAAACGCGGCCCGTGTCGCCACGGGCCGCGTCGTTCGGCCAATCAGTTCAGTTGACGTCTGCCGGGTTGGTGTTGTTGCCGGCCGGTGTGTTGAGCACCGCGTGGATCACGTGGCTGTGCTCGAAATATACGATGAAGTTCGCGTATTCCCAGCGGTTGATCTGCGGGTGCTTCTTGCTGTCGCCGCCGCGCGGCGAGAGCTTGCGCTGCGGCGCACCCCAGGTCTTCTCGACCTGCGCCATGCTCAGCCCGCGGCGGGGCAGGTTCATGTCCTTTTCCTGCTGCACGCGGTGGATCAGCAGGCTGTTGCCGTGTTCGCGCGACTGCGCCGCGCTGGCTGGCTGCGATACGGCCAGACCGACGGCAGCGGCCAGCATGATGACGATCGGCAAACTGCTCGTGAACTTGACCATGGCTCCCCTCTCCAGACAAGGCTGTATGCGGCGTCGTTGTAGCAGAAGCGCCAGTACGGCGCCATGCCGGTGGCCGCCGATTGCGATGGGTTCGGCATTCGCCTGCGCGCGGCGACACCGGTCGACGCGTCGAGAATAGCGCCATCACCGCTATCATGGGCGGCTGCAGGCGACCGCCTGCCCGGTCCCGATCCAGGTTTTTGATGATTTCCTTCCGACATTTCGCCCTGCGCCGCGGCAGCCGGCTGCTGCTCTCCGACATCGACCTGGTGATCCAGGGCGGCTGGCGGCTGGGCGTGATCGGCCGCAACGGCTGCGGCAAATCCAGCCTGTTCGCCGCACTGCAGGGCACGCTGGAGGGCGATGCCGGTGAGCTGGAGATGTCGGGCAAGCTGCGCCTCGCTTCGGTAGCGCAGGAAACCCCGGCCTTGCCGGATGCGGCGATCGACTACGTGCTGGGTGGCGACGAGGAGCTGGCCGCCGCGATCCGCGACGAGGCCGAGGCCGGCGAGCGCGGCGACATGGAGGCGATGGCGAAGGCGCATCACCGCATCGAGGAACTGAACGGCTACGACGGCCGCGCCCGCGCCGGCCGCCTACTGCACGGCCTGGGCTTTCCGCCGGAAACGCACGAGCGCGCGGTGCAGGAATTTTCCGGCGGCTGGCGCGGACGGCTGAACCTGGCGCGTGCGCTGATGTGCCCGTCCGACCTGCTGCTGCTGGATGAGCCGACCAACCACCTCGACCTCGACGCCGTGCTGTGGCTGGAGGAATGGTTGCGCCGCTACCAGGGCACCTTGCTGATCATCTCGCACGACCGCGAATTCCTCGACGGCGTGATCACCCACACGCTGCACCTCAACGACGGCAAGGCCAAGCTCTACACCGGCAACTACAGCGCGTTCGAGCGCCTGCGTGCCGAGCAGTTGCGCCAGCAGCAGATCTCGCACGAGCGCGAGCAGGCCGAGCGCGCGCACCTGCAGTCCTTCATCGACCGTTTCAAGGCCAAGGCGACCAAGGCCAAGCAGGCGCAGTCGCGCATGAAGCGGCTGGAAAAGCTGGCCGGCACCGAAGCGGTGCGCGCCGAGCGGCCCTTCAGCTTCCAGTTTGCGGCGCCGGGGCGGCTGCCCGATTCGATGCTGCAGCTGGAGGACATCACCGCCGGCTACGAATTGCTCCCTCTCCCCGCCGGGGAGAGGGTTGGGGTGAGGGGACACGGCCGAGGTGAAGATGGGTCGGAGCGCGCCTCGATGGACCCCAGCGCAAGTCCCAGCCCTTCACCTCATGCCTCTCCCCGGAGGGGAGAGGCGGTCAACGTCGTCCTGTCGGACGTGCGATTCTCTATTGAGGCGGGCGAGCGGATCGGCCTGCTTGGCCCCAACGGTGCCGGCAAGTCCACCCTGGTGAAAACCCTGGTCGGCGAGCTGGAACCGTTCGGCGGCGAGCGCAAGGTGCACAAGGACCTGAAGATCGGCTACTTCGCCCAGCACACGGTAGAAAGCCTGCGCGAAGGGTCGAGCCCGCTCGACCATCTGCTGGACAAGGCGCCGGGCGTGGCAACCCAGGTGATGCGCGACTTTCTCGGCACCTGGGATTTCGCTGGCGACCGCGCGTTCGAGTCGGTGGACGGTTTCTCCGGCGGCGAGCGCGCACGTCTGGCGCTGGCACTGATCGCCTGGGACAAGCCGAACCTGCTGCTGCTCGACGAGCCGACCAACCACCTCGACCTGGACATGCGCGAGGCGCTGGCCGATGCGCTGGCCGACTTCGACGGCGCGCTGGTGCTGGTCTCGCACGATCGCCATCTGCTCGGCATGGTCTGCGACAGCTTCTGGCGCGTCGCCGACGGCGAGGTGGCGCCGTTCGACGGCGACCTGGACGACTACGCGCGCTGGCTGAAGACGCGCAGCACCGCAAGCAAGAAGACGGCCAAGCCGGTGGTGGCCAAGATGGCGGAAGTTTCGCCCGAGCAGCGTCGCCGCCAGGCCGCCGCCCAGCGCGAGAACGAGAAGGCCGCGCGCCAGCGGGTGAAGAAGATCGAGACGCGTACTGCCGGCATCGACACCGAACTGGCGGCGCTGGAGGCCGGGCTGGCCGATCCCGCCACCTACAACGGCCCGACCAGCGAAATGATGCGCCTCGGCCAGCGCCAGACCGAGCTGCGCCATGAGAAGGAGGCGCTGGAAACCGAGTGGCTGGCGCTGGTCGAACAACTGGAGGCCTGAGAAATGTCCCTGCCGGAGCGATCGTTGCAACTGTGGCTGCCCGCACTCGCCCACGTCGAGCCGGGCCATCCGCTGCGCACATGGCTGCCCCGTGCCGATCGCCTGGCGGACGGCGGCATTGGCTACCTGGGCGGCCTCGGCGAGCATTTCGCGGGCGTCGACGCAGGCCTGCCCGCCGCGGCAATCACTCGCGAATTCCTTGCCGGCGACGCGGGCGGCGATGCCTGGCTGTCGGCCGATCCGGCCTGGGTACAGCCGGACATGAACGGCGTGCGCCTGCTCGCCTGCGGCCGCATGGGCCTGGGCATGGACGAGGCGCAGGTGCTGGCCGCGCTACTGCGACCCGTGTTCGAGGAAGCGGGCATGCAGCTGGACATTTCCACGCCGGACCATTGGCATCTGCGCCTGCCGCCCGACCTGCCGCTGCCGGATTTCGCCGCGCCTGAGCAGGCGCTGGGCGAGGACCTGGCGCAGCACCTGCCACAGGGCGCGCAAGGGCGCCGTTGGCGCGTCCTGCTCAACGACATCCAGGTGCTGTTGCACCAGCATCCGCTGAATGCCCGGCGGCAGGCGCACGGGCAGTCGCCGGTCAACAGCCTGTGGCTGTGGGGTGGTGGACATCTGCCGTCACCGTCGACCAGCGAACTGGCGGGGGTGGTCAGCGACGATCTGCTGTTGCGCGCGTTGGCCGCCCGTGCCGGCATTGCCCAGCAGTCGCGCGCAGCCGAGACGATCGCCGGCGGCGGGACCGGCTGGCTGATCGACCTGCAGGACCTGCCGGCGCAGGAAATCGCCTCGCGCTGGTGGCCGGCACTGCTGCCGCTGCTCGAACGCCAGTCCGTCGTGCTGCATTTCGCCAGCGGCGAACGCTGGCTGCACAAGCCTCGCCACCGCTGGCGCCTCTGGCGTGGGGCGGGGCGTTGAGCGTACTGCAGCTGCGCCGACGCGAGGGCAGGGGCGCGCCGCATGGCTGGGCGGATGCGGTGCACCCGGTGCTGCAGCAGATCTACGCCGCGCGCGGCGTACTGGAGCCCGGCCAGGTCGAACACCGGCTGGCGCGGATGCTGTCACCACAATTGCTGGGCGGCA encodes:
- a CDS encoding phosphoglycerate mutase, encoding MSLPERSLQLWLPALAHVEPGHPLRTWLPRADRLADGGIGYLGGLGEHFAGVDAGLPAAAITREFLAGDAGGDAWLSADPAWVQPDMNGVRLLACGRMGLGMDEAQVLAALLRPVFEEAGMQLDISTPDHWHLRLPPDLPLPDFAAPEQALGEDLAQHLPQGAQGRRWRVLLNDIQVLLHQHPLNARRQAHGQSPVNSLWLWGGGHLPSPSTSELAGVVSDDLLLRALAARAGIAQQSRAAETIAGGGTGWLIDLQDLPAQEIASRWWPALLPLLERQSVVLHFASGERWLHKPRHRWRLWRGAGR
- a CDS encoding ABC-F family ATP-binding cassette domain-containing protein produces the protein MISFRHFALRRGSRLLLSDIDLVIQGGWRLGVIGRNGCGKSSLFAALQGTLEGDAGELEMSGKLRLASVAQETPALPDAAIDYVLGGDEELAAAIRDEAEAGERGDMEAMAKAHHRIEELNGYDGRARAGRLLHGLGFPPETHERAVQEFSGGWRGRLNLARALMCPSDLLLLDEPTNHLDLDAVLWLEEWLRRYQGTLLIISHDREFLDGVITHTLHLNDGKAKLYTGNYSAFERLRAEQLRQQQISHEREQAERAHLQSFIDRFKAKATKAKQAQSRMKRLEKLAGTEAVRAERPFSFQFAAPGRLPDSMLQLEDITAGYELLPLPAGERVGVRGHGRGEDGSERASMDPSASPSPSPHASPRRGEAVNVVLSDVRFSIEAGERIGLLGPNGAGKSTLVKTLVGELEPFGGERKVHKDLKIGYFAQHTVESLREGSSPLDHLLDKAPGVATQVMRDFLGTWDFAGDRAFESVDGFSGGERARLALALIAWDKPNLLLLDEPTNHLDLDMREALADALADFDGALVLVSHDRHLLGMVCDSFWRVADGEVAPFDGDLDDYARWLKTRSTASKKTAKPVVAKMAEVSPEQRRRQAAAQRENEKAARQRVKKIETRTAGIDTELAALEAGLADPATYNGPTSEMMRLGQRQTELRHEKEALETEWLALVEQLEA
- a CDS encoding agmatine deiminase family protein produces the protein MTDHALRLPAEWEPQAAVLIAWPHAGTDWAERLAAVETTYVALAAAVTRFQPLIVVVADAALCAHVQAQLRGAGVDLSRVRFVELPYDDTWLRDSGPITLVDGGGGFQLTDFRFTGWGGKFGAEQDDALVAGLAHAGVFGQAAHKRIDWALEGGGIESDGDGSILTTWRCLVQRHPEQSREEMSAILRGSLHADRVLWLDHGYLEGDDTDAHIDTLARFAPGDRIVFQACDDTADHHHDELQRMGEELAALRTTDGRPYRLHPLPWAQPILDEGRRLAASYANYLIVNGAVLVPAYGDSADAEAARIVGEAHPGRVVVQVPCRPLIWQNGSLHCITMQLPAGIA